The Mucilaginibacter mallensis genome has a segment encoding these proteins:
- the dctA gene encoding C4-dicarboxylate transporter DctA, with the protein MKRLLTNLTFQVIIAIILGVIVGIFFKGFAPTAQIISKTFINMITMLIAPIIFFTIVQGIAGMQDMKKVGRVGGKALLYFEIVTSFALVIGITVANIIQPGANFINHPAVNAAAKIADYEKAAADMKWGEFFAHIVPGNIFDAFAKGDILQILFFAILFGYGLSKMGDSGKVIVDAIDKLSKVFFNIMKVVMLVAPIGAFSGMAYTVGTYGVSTLKPMLNLMGSVYLTMFLFIFIVLNIICRIYKFSLWHYLKFIKEEILIVLGTSSSESALPSMMEKMEKFGCSKSVVGLVIPTGYSFNLDGTTIYLSMSVIFLAQVFRIPLSIEQELVIIGILMLTSKGAAAVTGGGFIVLTSTLAAIKIIPVEGVAILLGVDRFMSEARAITNLIGNGIATIVIAKSEGEFIPQPPEGGAFD; encoded by the coding sequence ATGAAGCGTTTACTAACCAACTTAACCTTCCAGGTTATTATAGCGATAATACTGGGTGTAATTGTGGGCATATTCTTTAAAGGGTTTGCCCCTACAGCGCAAATCATCAGCAAAACATTCATTAATATGATAACTATGCTGATAGCGCCTATCATATTTTTTACCATTGTGCAGGGCATAGCTGGTATGCAGGATATGAAAAAGGTTGGCCGCGTGGGTGGCAAGGCGCTCCTTTATTTTGAGATAGTAACCTCATTTGCATTGGTTATTGGCATTACGGTAGCCAATATTATACAGCCGGGAGCCAATTTCATTAATCACCCTGCAGTGAATGCTGCCGCAAAAATTGCCGACTACGAAAAGGCTGCCGCCGATATGAAATGGGGTGAGTTTTTCGCGCACATAGTGCCGGGCAACATATTTGATGCTTTTGCCAAAGGCGATATTCTGCAAATATTATTCTTCGCAATACTTTTTGGCTACGGACTAAGTAAGATGGGTGATAGCGGCAAAGTGATTGTTGATGCTATAGATAAGCTATCCAAAGTATTCTTTAACATTATGAAAGTGGTGATGCTGGTAGCCCCAATAGGCGCTTTCAGCGGGATGGCTTATACGGTGGGTACCTACGGCGTAAGTACGCTTAAACCCATGCTAAACCTGATGGGCTCGGTTTATTTGACCATGTTCCTGTTTATTTTTATAGTGCTGAATATCATTTGCCGTATCTATAAGTTCAGCTTATGGCATTATCTTAAATTCATTAAAGAGGAAATATTAATTGTATTGGGTACATCTTCATCAGAATCGGCATTACCCAGCATGATGGAGAAGATGGAAAAATTCGGCTGCTCAAAATCGGTGGTGGGCTTGGTTATCCCTACGGGATATTCTTTTAATCTGGATGGCACTACTATTTACCTGTCAATGTCGGTCATCTTTTTGGCGCAGGTATTCCGTATCCCGCTATCTATTGAGCAGGAACTGGTGATCATCGGCATACTGATGCTAACCTCAAAAGGTGCGGCAGCAGTTACCGGCGGTGGTTTCATCGTACTTACCTCAACCCTGGCGGCCATAAAAATCATACCGGTTGAAGGTGTGGCTATATTGCTTGGTGTGGATAGGTTTATGTCGGAAGCAAGGGCGATCACCAACCTGATAGGCAACGGTATTGCTACAATTGTGATAGCGAAGAGCGAGGGGGAGTTTATCCCCCAGCCCCCTGAAGGGGGAGCTTTTGATTAG
- a CDS encoding serine hydrolase, whose translation MKSIKYLILLLLLSTATAFAQTDSKLTKKLNALAKDFHGQVGIYVQNLKTGKSAEVNADTLFPTASMIKVSIMCGLMDKIQKGELDYHQNLIFKDSLRYDTGDILGSVKNNDTIALSKVAMLMITMSDNTASLWLQKLVTGEYINNWLQQNGFDNMRVNSRVKGRERIRSIYGWGVTTPREMCKLFTMIREGKAVSPAASERMYRNLSHIYWDDNAISQVPPYIQTASKQGFVDASRSETVLASAPHGNYVFSIITNHQKDTSYKHDNEGFILIRNVSALLWHYFEPDDKWHQPAGYDKFMNVDSE comes from the coding sequence ATGAAATCAATAAAGTATCTGATCCTGCTGCTATTACTCAGCACGGCTACCGCATTCGCGCAAACCGACTCAAAGCTTACCAAAAAGCTAAATGCCCTGGCAAAAGACTTTCACGGACAGGTGGGCATTTATGTACAGAACCTTAAAACAGGTAAATCTGCGGAGGTAAATGCCGATACCCTGTTCCCTACTGCCAGCATGATAAAGGTGAGCATTATGTGCGGCCTGATGGATAAGATACAAAAAGGCGAGCTTGATTATCACCAGAACCTAATTTTCAAGGATTCCTTACGTTATGACACGGGTGATATCCTCGGCTCGGTAAAGAATAATGACACCATTGCACTAAGCAAGGTAGCCATGCTCATGATCACCATGAGCGATAACACCGCCAGCCTGTGGCTGCAAAAACTGGTAACCGGTGAATATATCAACAACTGGCTACAGCAAAACGGGTTCGATAATATGCGGGTGAACTCCCGTGTAAAGGGCCGGGAGCGGATCCGCAGCATATATGGCTGGGGAGTAACTACCCCGCGCGAGATGTGCAAGTTATTTACCATGATACGGGAAGGTAAGGCGGTGAGTCCGGCGGCCAGCGAGCGCATGTACCGCAACCTGTCGCATATTTATTGGGATGATAATGCCATATCGCAGGTACCACCTTATATACAAACCGCCAGTAAACAGGGTTTTGTTGATGCATCCCGCTCCGAAACGGTATTGGCAAGTGCCCCGCATGGCAATTATGTGTTCAGCATTATCACCAACCACCAAAAGGACACCAGCTACAAGCACGATAATGAAGGTTTTATACTCATACGCAATGTTTCAGCCCTGTTATGGCATTATTTTGAGCCTGATGATAAATGGCATCAGCCAGCAGGGTACGATAAGTTCATGAATGTGGATAGCGAGTAA
- a CDS encoding integrase core domain-containing protein: MRNINNDLTLKRNYLNKYRFLISEYEQVKRGEHLNYRFAKEFYAAHDTDPRSFLLYYNRFKQSGNEQDLLPAKRGPKYSTRRPAPEDEQQVLDLRLRGCNKFEIADQFKQKANNFTPSPSGVYNILKRHNKNRLTVADKEVKRKIIKERMGQLGHIDCHHLSKSVIRGQSRKLYLICVLDDYSRLAWVQVMPDITALTTMFTALHCMQALKREFGIQFEEVIADNGPEFGTSTSLQKRNHPFERMLMETGIKRRYMQPYRPQTNGKVERFWRTLKEDLIEDTDFDSLEELEDELLKYLVYYNWERPHQGINGKKPIDMASLNNKK, from the coding sequence ATGCGCAACATTAATAATGACCTCACATTAAAACGGAATTATCTGAATAAGTACCGTTTTCTGATCAGCGAATATGAGCAGGTTAAACGGGGTGAACATCTGAACTACAGGTTTGCCAAAGAGTTTTATGCGGCCCATGATACCGATCCAAGGAGTTTTTTACTGTATTATAACCGTTTTAAACAATCAGGTAATGAACAGGATCTGCTGCCTGCCAAACGAGGGCCAAAGTACAGTACACGACGCCCCGCTCCTGAAGATGAGCAGCAAGTACTTGACCTTCGGTTGAGGGGCTGCAATAAGTTCGAGATAGCCGACCAGTTTAAGCAAAAAGCTAATAACTTTACGCCATCGCCTTCAGGCGTATACAACATCCTGAAGCGGCACAATAAGAACCGTTTAACCGTCGCAGATAAAGAAGTAAAGCGAAAGATCATCAAAGAACGTATGGGCCAGTTAGGACATATTGACTGTCATCACCTGAGTAAAAGCGTGATCAGGGGACAAAGCAGGAAGCTTTACCTGATTTGCGTATTGGACGATTATTCCCGCCTGGCCTGGGTACAGGTGATGCCGGACATCACCGCGCTTACCACTATGTTTACTGCCCTGCATTGCATGCAGGCACTTAAGCGGGAGTTCGGTATCCAGTTCGAGGAGGTCATTGCTGATAATGGCCCGGAGTTCGGTACTTCCACCAGTTTGCAAAAACGCAACCATCCCTTCGAAAGAATGCTGATGGAAACAGGCATTAAGCGCCGTTATATGCAGCCTTACCGGCCACAAACCAACGGCAAGGTGGAACGCTTCTGGCGAACGCTTAAAGAAGACCTGATTGAAGATACAGACTTTGACAGTCTAGAAGAATTGGAAGACGAACTCTTAAAGTATCTCGTCTACTACAACTGGGAACGTCCACATCAAGGCATCAACGGCAAAAAACCTATCGATATGGCCTCCCTAAACAACAAAAAATAA
- a CDS encoding DUF5996 family protein produces the protein MPITNICPKKWPELAFESLKDTLATVQLWTQIVGKIRLIKTPWINHSWHVTLYVSPRGLTTGSIPYVDGNFQIDFDFVAHELLIIASNGKTEKLNLYPRTVASFYAELFKKLDAMGIEAKIYAKPNELDPAIPFAQDEVHKSYDAVQMNLYWQALVNINSVFVKFRSEFTGKCSPVHLFWGAFDLAVTRFSGREAPLHPGGAPNMPDRVMQEAYSHEVSSAGFWGGSEQFPHPAFYAYCYPTPADFGEQVVEPSEAFYSNEMGEFFLLYEVVQRSENPAAKLLQFLRSTYIAAAKTGNWDSHLQCDLTGYEK, from the coding sequence ATGCCTATCACCAATATCTGCCCTAAGAAATGGCCTGAACTGGCTTTTGAAAGCTTGAAAGATACCCTTGCAACGGTACAACTATGGACGCAGATTGTGGGCAAGATCAGGCTGATAAAAACGCCGTGGATAAATCATAGCTGGCATGTTACGCTCTATGTTTCGCCAAGGGGATTAACTACGGGCAGCATCCCTTATGTGGATGGCAATTTTCAGATAGATTTTGATTTTGTGGCACATGAACTCCTAATTATCGCCAGCAATGGTAAAACCGAGAAATTAAACCTTTACCCGCGTACCGTAGCCAGTTTTTATGCTGAATTATTTAAGAAACTGGATGCCATGGGTATTGAGGCTAAAATCTATGCTAAACCAAATGAGCTTGACCCGGCCATACCTTTTGCGCAGGATGAAGTGCATAAAAGTTACGATGCTGTGCAAATGAACCTTTACTGGCAGGCGCTGGTCAATATCAATTCGGTATTTGTAAAATTCAGATCGGAGTTTACGGGTAAATGCAGTCCTGTACACCTTTTTTGGGGCGCTTTTGACCTCGCAGTAACCCGTTTCTCGGGCCGTGAAGCCCCCTTGCATCCGGGTGGCGCACCCAATATGCCTGACCGTGTGATGCAGGAGGCCTATTCGCATGAGGTGAGCAGCGCTGGTTTCTGGGGTGGCAGCGAGCAGTTCCCACACCCGGCATTTTACGCCTACTGCTACCCTACCCCAGCCGATTTCGGCGAACAGGTAGTAGAACCATCTGAGGCATTTTACAGCAATGAAATGGGTGAATTCTTCTTGTTATACGAAGTAGTACAGCGATCAGAAAATCCCGCAGCCAAGCTGCTTCAGTTCCTGCGGTCAACCTATATCGCGGCAGCAAAAACTGGTAATTGGGATAGTCATTTGCAATGTGATTTAACAGGGTATGAGAAGTAA
- the leuS gene encoding leucine--tRNA ligase, producing the protein MDYQFKDIEQKWQQFWAENQTFKAEDNSTKPKYYVLDMFPYPSGAGLHVGHPLGYIASDIFARYKRLKGFNVLHPMGYDSFGLPAEQYAIQTGQHPALTTEANIATYRRQLDQIGFSFDWSREVRTSSPGYYKWTQWIFMQLFNAWYNKTVDKAEGIDKLIAHFEQNGSAGINAVSDEEVLTFSADEWKAMSHDEQQAELLKYRITYLRESTVNWCPALGTVLANDEVKDGFSERGGYPVEQKKMMQWSMRITAYAQRLLEGLDTIDWPEPLKEMQRNWIGKSTGASVRFPIDRSGHNAQLATDYIEVFTTRVDTIFGVTILVIAPEHELVSALTTPEQKGAIDAYIAQTKKKSELDRMADTKTVSGAFTGSYVLNPLNNEKVPIWIADYVLAGYGTGAVMAVPSGDQRDYLFAKHFDLPIVPIMDIQNIEIEADPTKDGLYINSDFINGLTYKEATAAVIAKLEELGLGKAKINFRMRDAIFGRQRYWGEPVPVYFKDGLPYLIDESDLPLVLPEVDKYLPTESGEPPLGRAKDWSYKKQESGVKSQESASYAYELSTMPGWAGSSWYWYRYMDANNDKEFASEAAVKYWKDVDLYIGGSEHATGHLLYSRFWNKFLKDIGVVFEEEPFKKLINQGMIQGRSNFVYRLIDDEGRGTNTFISHGLIKQYKTSPIHVDVNIVENEVLNLDKFKAWREDFKDAEFILENGKYICGVEVEKMSKSKFNVVNPDDIIERYGADTLRMYEMFLGPLEQSKPWNTNGIEGVFKFLRKFWRLFHNDQWAFSVSNAEPSKAELKSLHKIIRKVEEDIDRFSFNTSVSSFMIAVNELTDLKSNNKAILQDMVVILSPYAPHICEELWTLLGNAAGTLSYAAYPKFNPSYLVEDEFAYPISINGKTKMNLNISLSLAPAEIEAFVLVNADVQKYLDGKAPKKVIVVKGRIVNMVV; encoded by the coding sequence ATGGACTATCAATTTAAAGATATAGAGCAAAAGTGGCAGCAGTTTTGGGCCGAGAATCAAACCTTTAAGGCCGAGGATAACAGTACCAAACCTAAGTATTATGTACTGGATATGTTCCCCTACCCTTCGGGCGCGGGGCTGCATGTGGGGCATCCGCTGGGCTATATTGCTTCTGATATTTTTGCACGTTACAAACGCTTAAAGGGTTTTAACGTGTTGCATCCTATGGGTTATGATTCCTTTGGTTTACCGGCTGAACAATATGCCATACAAACCGGCCAGCACCCTGCTTTAACTACAGAGGCTAACATTGCAACCTACCGCCGCCAATTAGATCAGATCGGTTTTTCATTTGATTGGAGCCGCGAGGTGCGTACCAGTTCGCCGGGTTATTATAAGTGGACACAGTGGATCTTTATGCAGCTGTTCAACGCCTGGTACAACAAAACGGTTGATAAAGCTGAAGGAATTGATAAGCTGATCGCTCATTTTGAGCAGAACGGATCAGCAGGTATTAACGCGGTGAGCGATGAGGAAGTTCTAACTTTTTCTGCGGATGAATGGAAGGCCATGAGCCATGATGAGCAGCAAGCTGAGCTGTTAAAATACCGCATAACCTATCTGCGCGAAAGTACCGTAAACTGGTGCCCAGCCCTTGGTACGGTATTAGCGAACGACGAGGTAAAAGACGGCTTTAGCGAGCGCGGCGGCTACCCTGTTGAGCAAAAGAAAATGATGCAATGGAGCATGCGCATAACTGCCTATGCCCAGCGTTTACTGGAAGGGTTGGACACCATCGACTGGCCCGAACCGCTAAAGGAAATGCAGCGCAACTGGATAGGTAAAAGTACCGGCGCAAGCGTTAGGTTCCCGATTGACAGATCAGGCCACAATGCACAACTTGCAACCGACTATATAGAGGTGTTTACCACCCGTGTTGACACCATATTTGGCGTAACTATTTTGGTGATAGCACCTGAGCATGAGCTGGTTTCGGCATTAACTACGCCGGAACAAAAAGGTGCTATTGATGCCTACATCGCCCAAACAAAAAAGAAATCGGAGCTCGACCGTATGGCTGATACCAAAACGGTATCAGGCGCATTTACGGGCAGCTATGTGCTTAACCCGTTGAATAACGAGAAAGTACCGATCTGGATAGCCGATTACGTATTAGCAGGTTATGGCACCGGCGCGGTAATGGCCGTACCATCAGGTGATCAGCGTGATTATTTATTTGCTAAACATTTTGATCTGCCTATAGTGCCGATCATGGATATACAAAATATTGAGATTGAAGCCGACCCTACTAAGGACGGCCTATACATCAACTCCGATTTTATCAACGGCCTCACTTACAAGGAAGCTACCGCCGCGGTAATTGCCAAACTGGAAGAGCTGGGCCTGGGTAAAGCAAAGATAAATTTCAGGATGCGCGATGCGATCTTCGGTCGCCAGCGTTATTGGGGTGAACCGGTTCCGGTTTATTTTAAGGATGGATTGCCATACCTGATTGACGAAAGCGACCTGCCTTTGGTATTGCCAGAGGTTGATAAATACCTGCCAACAGAAAGCGGAGAGCCGCCTTTGGGAAGAGCTAAAGACTGGAGCTACAAGAAGCAAGAGTCAGGAGTCAAGAGTCAGGAGTCGGCTTCATATGCTTATGAACTTTCAACCATGCCGGGCTGGGCAGGTTCAAGCTGGTACTGGTACCGCTACATGGATGCCAATAACGATAAGGAATTTGCATCAGAAGCAGCAGTTAAATACTGGAAGGATGTAGATCTGTATATCGGTGGCAGCGAACATGCTACCGGACACCTGTTGTACAGCCGTTTCTGGAATAAATTTTTGAAGGATATAGGCGTTGTGTTTGAGGAAGAACCTTTCAAAAAATTGATTAATCAGGGTATGATACAGGGAAGATCAAACTTTGTATATCGTTTAATTGATGATGAAGGACGTGGCACAAACACTTTTATATCGCACGGCTTGATCAAGCAATACAAAACATCCCCAATACATGTTGATGTGAATATTGTTGAGAATGAAGTTTTGAATTTAGATAAGTTTAAAGCATGGCGTGAGGATTTTAAAGATGCCGAGTTTATATTAGAAAACGGCAAATACATATGCGGTGTTGAGGTTGAAAAGATGTCGAAATCTAAGTTCAACGTAGTAAATCCTGATGATATCATCGAACGTTATGGTGCTGATACCCTGCGCATGTACGAGATGTTCTTAGGCCCGCTGGAGCAAAGCAAACCTTGGAATACCAATGGCATTGAGGGCGTATTCAAGTTCCTGCGCAAGTTTTGGAGGTTGTTTCATAACGATCAATGGGCCTTCAGCGTATCCAATGCTGAGCCATCAAAAGCTGAGTTAAAATCCCTGCATAAGATCATCCGTAAAGTGGAAGAAGATATTGACCGTTTTTCGTTCAACACCTCGGTTTCCAGCTTCATGATCGCTGTTAATGAGTTAACCGATCTGAAAAGCAATAACAAGGCTATTTTGCAAGATATGGTAGTTATTCTGTCGCCGTATGCGCCGCATATTTGCGAGGAATTGTGGACTTTATTGGGCAACGCAGCCGGAACATTGTCATACGCTGCATATCCTAAATTTAATCCAAGCTATTTAGTTGAGGATGAATTTGCATACCCGATCTCCATCAACGGTAAAACAAAAATGAACCTCAATATTTCATTGAGCCTTGCCCCTGCCGAGATAGAAGCTTTTGTACTGGTCAATGCCGATGTACAAAAATACCTGGACGGCAAAGCACCTAAAAAGGTGATAGTAGTTAAAGGTAGGATCGTGAATATGGTGGTATAG
- a CDS encoding T9SS type A sorting domain-containing protein has translation MNKSLTNPISTIKACLALILCIYSLNSFSQTEQRIKFDTITSSINTGMDYSPWLNDNVDSLVQEVWLNNFVWVDVTLKLTQRSKITRFSFYDYEGVFTDAPDSIYALNGTTKTFLGTFTGPAYMVWDGFTLATPVEADAIIIHKYSNNIPQKVDIFGYPDTVAAVPVTPVDTNQIVKIPIDTTRWFQLTNASGGLGGLFDGDLTTMVNTGWGKLITNYDAWYPVMPGEKIDLTSMRFYNYEGSLGPYPLTVSVVDSTGTRTVIGTYSGGGYMTWDGPRPGDTSKLLTTPMKNVKFIVLNCWYQFPTEIEFYGHYTAPPAATPLVQKSYPLNQYFGINAFEWDFEDPNSPLVVSPTLLAAAESFTQLRHYMDWNKLESTQGMYTFDPVHSGGWNYDAMYQACQANNIMVLADLKTMPDWMIATYPSGEQDSENVPVPYGSDFTDPNSYILQAKVAYQYAARYGGNSAVSSSTLSVDTSIRWTADPKNTIKKGTGLVHYIECDNERDKWWKGRPAYQTSYEYAANLSAFYDGNKNTMGPGVGVKNADPTMQVVMGGIASADPSYVHGMIEWCRLHRGYRSDGTVNICWDVINYHLYPNDAYPEGNATTGVAPELSIAAKTAQSFIQMAHTYAADMPVWVTETGYDMNQGSIQKAPPIGSKTAAQVEADWILRISLLYARNGIARVFFYEEYDDNAAAPTQYASSGLINDDKSRRPAADYLYQVNKVFGNYTYKQTLNSSPIVDQYLSANNQPAYVLVMPTQTGSTVNYSLDLGAADSAYIYNPVAGANDMTSNKVKLVGGKLTLNATETPTFVIPSGVAETAATNLARLNTDIANANKFDASITLFPNPTARFATIALNNDINGAVTIKVTDVNQGKVYAIYTASKSSTTFSQTIDISNVPMGVCVVQVSQGSKQSFKKVIKTY, from the coding sequence ATGAATAAAAGCCTTACCAACCCCATAAGCACTATTAAGGCTTGCTTAGCGCTGATACTGTGTATTTACAGCTTAAATAGCTTTTCACAAACTGAACAACGTATAAAATTCGATACCATCACATCTAGTATTAACACCGGCATGGATTACTCGCCCTGGCTAAATGATAATGTTGACTCACTGGTGCAGGAGGTTTGGCTCAATAATTTTGTTTGGGTTGATGTTACTCTTAAGTTAACCCAGCGCAGTAAAATCACCCGGTTTTCCTTTTATGATTATGAGGGCGTTTTTACCGATGCGCCGGATTCCATCTATGCACTTAACGGCACTACCAAAACTTTCCTGGGCACTTTTACCGGTCCGGCTTATATGGTTTGGGATGGCTTTACGTTAGCCACACCTGTTGAGGCTGATGCTATCATCATTCATAAATACAGCAACAATATCCCCCAAAAGGTTGATATTTTCGGTTACCCCGATACTGTTGCTGCTGTACCTGTTACCCCTGTTGATACCAACCAAATTGTGAAGATCCCTATTGATACCACCCGCTGGTTCCAGCTAACCAATGCCAGCGGTGGCTTAGGGGGATTATTTGATGGCGACCTTACTACCATGGTAAATACCGGATGGGGCAAGCTGATAACGAATTATGATGCCTGGTACCCCGTTATGCCGGGCGAGAAGATAGACCTTACCAGCATGCGTTTTTATAATTACGAGGGCTCGCTTGGGCCATACCCTTTAACCGTTTCGGTTGTTGATAGCACGGGTACACGTACCGTAATTGGCACCTACTCGGGTGGTGGCTATATGACCTGGGATGGCCCGCGCCCCGGCGATACCTCCAAGCTGCTCACCACCCCAATGAAGAATGTAAAATTCATTGTGCTGAATTGCTGGTACCAGTTCCCTACCGAGATAGAGTTTTATGGCCATTATACCGCGCCGCCAGCTGCCACGCCATTGGTGCAAAAAAGTTATCCGCTTAACCAGTACTTCGGCATAAATGCCTTTGAATGGGATTTTGAAGATCCGAATAGTCCGCTGGTAGTTAGTCCGACTTTACTTGCCGCTGCCGAATCATTTACACAGTTGCGGCATTATATGGATTGGAATAAACTAGAATCGACCCAGGGTATGTACACCTTTGATCCGGTGCATAGCGGCGGGTGGAATTATGATGCCATGTATCAGGCCTGTCAGGCTAACAATATTATGGTGCTGGCCGACCTGAAAACCATGCCCGACTGGATGATAGCCACGTATCCATCAGGAGAGCAGGATTCAGAAAATGTGCCCGTGCCTTATGGCAGCGATTTTACCGACCCTAACTCCTACATTCTGCAGGCTAAGGTGGCCTATCAGTATGCGGCACGATATGGTGGTAATTCGGCAGTAAGCTCATCAACTTTAAGTGTGGATACCAGTATCCGCTGGACTGCCGACCCCAAGAATACCATTAAAAAAGGAACCGGCCTTGTTCATTACATAGAGTGCGATAACGAGCGTGATAAATGGTGGAAGGGCCGCCCGGCATACCAAACCTCGTATGAGTACGCCGCAAACCTGTCCGCTTTTTATGATGGGAATAAGAATACCATGGGCCCCGGCGTAGGTGTAAAGAATGCCGACCCTACCATGCAAGTGGTAATGGGTGGTATAGCATCGGCCGACCCAAGCTATGTACACGGTATGATTGAATGGTGCCGCCTGCACCGTGGCTACCGCTCCGATGGTACGGTGAATATCTGCTGGGATGTGATCAACTATCACCTTTACCCTAACGATGCCTATCCCGAAGGTAATGCTACCACAGGCGTAGCGCCCGAGCTTTCCATAGCTGCCAAAACCGCGCAAAGTTTTATACAAATGGCACATACCTACGCCGCCGATATGCCCGTATGGGTTACTGAAACCGGCTACGATATGAACCAGGGCAGCATACAAAAAGCTCCGCCAATCGGCAGCAAAACCGCCGCGCAGGTAGAGGCCGACTGGATACTCCGCATCTCATTGCTATATGCCCGTAACGGCATCGCGCGTGTATTCTTTTACGAGGAGTATGATGATAATGCCGCAGCCCCAACACAATATGCTTCATCAGGATTAATAAATGATGATAAGAGCCGCCGCCCTGCTGCGGATTATTTGTACCAGGTGAATAAGGTGTTTGGCAACTATACCTATAAACAAACCCTCAACAGCAGCCCGATAGTTGATCAGTATCTGTCGGCAAATAACCAGCCCGCCTATGTGCTGGTGATGCCAACGCAAACCGGCAGCACGGTAAACTACTCGCTCGATCTGGGTGCGGCTGATTCGGCCTACATCTACAACCCGGTAGCGGGCGCTAATGACATGACCTCAAACAAAGTAAAACTGGTAGGCGGCAAGCTAACATTAAACGCAACCGAAACCCCAACCTTTGTAATACCATCCGGCGTAGCCGAAACTGCCGCCACAAACCTGGCCCGGCTGAATACTGACATAGCTAACGCCAATAAGTTTGATGCCAGCATTACGCTGTTCCCTAATCCAACAGCCAGGTTCGCAACCATAGCTTTGAACAATGATATTAATGGTGCCGTCACCATAAAAGTAACCGATGTAAACCAGGGTAAGGTATACGCTATATACACAGCTTCAAAAAGCAGTACTACGTTTTCCCAGACTATCGATATCAGCAACGTGCCTATGGGGGTTTGCGTTGTGCAGGTTAGTCAGGGCAGCAAACAAAGCTTTAAGAAAGTGATAAAGACATACTGA